CGGCAGGAGGACCGCGAAGGTCGTCCCCCGGCCGTAAGTACTGTCGACCTGGATGCGGCCGCCGAGCAGCCCCACCATCTGGCGGGTGATGGTCAGGCCGAGCCCGGTCCCCTCGTGCCGTCGGGTCTTGACGTCCTCGAGCTGGCTGAAGGCGGTGAAGAGCATTTCCAGGTCGCTCTCGCGGATGCCGACCCCGGTGTCGCTCACCGCGAGGCGGATGCCTTCCTCTTGCCGCTCCAGCGCCAGGCGGATCTCCCCCTGTTCGGTGAACTTGGCGGCATTGCTGGTCAGGTTGACCAGGACCTGGCGCACCTTGATCGGGTCCGACTCGAACGTAAATGTCCCCTCGGCGCTC
The nucleotide sequence above comes from Desulfuromonadales bacterium. Encoded proteins:
- a CDS encoding ATP-binding protein; protein product: SAEGTFTFESDPIKVRQVLVNLTSNAAKFTEQGEIRLALERQEEGIRLAVSDTGVGIRESDLEMLFTAFSQLEDVKTRRHEGTGLGLTITRQMVGLLGGRIQVDSTYGRGTTFAVLLPAAIPQHERAANE